From a region of the Thermus caldilimi genome:
- a CDS encoding fumarylacetoacetate hydrolase family protein: protein MKLCRFLAKGRLHHGVYREGVLLDEAGEAHDPEEVTWLLPFTPGKVIGVALNYADHAEELGLSRPEEPALFWKPNNSLLPHKGVVRYPKGAEYMHYEVELAVVVGRPMRRVKAKEALDYVLGYTIANDLVVRDYVSNTFRPPIRAKGRDTFGPLGPFLVVGEVEDPQNLTLRAYVNGELRQEGHTSRMLYSVAELLEYISEFMTLEPYDVILTGTPKGISRVLPGDVMRLEIQGLGALENPIEEEA from the coding sequence ATGAAGCTCTGCCGTTTCCTGGCTAAGGGAAGGCTCCATCACGGGGTTTATAGGGAGGGCGTCCTCCTGGACGAAGCTGGGGAGGCCCATGATCCCGAGGAGGTCACCTGGCTCCTTCCCTTCACCCCCGGCAAGGTGATCGGGGTGGCCCTGAACTATGCGGACCATGCCGAGGAGCTGGGCCTTTCCCGTCCCGAGGAGCCCGCGCTTTTTTGGAAGCCAAACAATAGCCTCCTTCCCCACAAGGGCGTGGTGCGTTACCCAAAAGGGGCGGAGTACATGCATTACGAGGTGGAGCTGGCGGTGGTGGTGGGCCGGCCCATGCGCAGGGTGAAGGCCAAGGAGGCCTTGGACTACGTCCTGGGATACACCATCGCCAACGACCTGGTGGTGCGGGACTACGTTTCCAACACCTTCCGCCCCCCCATCCGGGCCAAGGGACGGGATACCTTTGGCCCCCTGGGGCCCTTTCTGGTGGTGGGGGAGGTGGAGGATCCCCAGAACCTCACCCTAAGGGCCTATGTGAACGGGGAGCTTCGTCAGGAAGGGCACACCTCGAGGATGCTCTACAGCGTGGCGGAGCTTTTGGAGTACATATCCGAGTTCATGACCCTGGAGCCCTACGACGTCATTCTCACCGGGACGCCCAAGGGCATAAGCCGGGTGCTTCCCGGGGATGTGATGCGGCTGGAGATCCAAGGGCTTGGCGCTTTGGAAAACCCCATAGAGGAGGAGGCATGA
- a CDS encoding DegV family protein, with product MPTASKVAFVADSTLGLSPEGALKQGIHVVPQQVIWGNRTLRDQLGITDEEVLDLLRRGERLSTSQVALEDLRSTYETLLQTHERVLSVHVSGHLSGTVATAMAVAREFGERVKVLDSWSLNGGLLLVLEEARRLLGRGVAWEHLEEALAPYRERVRGYVLPETLIYLHRSGRISGLQRFMGGLLSILPVLEVKGSRVLAGPRVRGFKEGLRRLVELFRRDFPTGGPVYLAHAGNSEGARTLGEALRAEGVEVLGTLRAGAAVSVHAGPGTVALFAGPRG from the coding sequence ATGCCTACAGCCTCTAAAGTAGCCTTTGTGGCCGACTCCACCTTAGGCCTGAGCCCGGAAGGGGCCTTAAAGCAGGGTATTCACGTGGTGCCCCAGCAGGTGATCTGGGGGAATAGAACCCTCCGCGACCAGCTGGGCATCACCGACGAGGAGGTCCTGGACCTCCTGCGCCGAGGGGAGCGGCTTTCCACCAGCCAGGTGGCCCTCGAGGACCTGCGCTCCACCTACGAAACCCTCCTGCAAACCCACGAGCGGGTGCTTTCCGTCCACGTGTCCGGCCACCTCTCGGGGACCGTGGCCACCGCCATGGCGGTGGCCCGGGAGTTCGGGGAAAGGGTAAAGGTGCTGGATTCCTGGTCCCTGAACGGGGGCCTCCTCTTGGTGCTGGAGGAAGCCCGCCGGCTTCTGGGAAGAGGGGTGGCCTGGGAACACCTGGAGGAAGCCCTTGCCCCCTACCGGGAGAGGGTGCGGGGCTATGTCCTCCCCGAAACCCTTATCTACCTGCACCGCTCCGGGCGGATCTCCGGCCTGCAGAGGTTCATGGGCGGGCTTCTCAGCATCCTTCCGGTGCTGGAGGTCAAGGGGAGCCGGGTCCTGGCTGGCCCCCGGGTGCGGGGCTTCAAGGAGGGCCTGCGCAGGCTGGTGGAGCTCTTCCGCCGGGACTTCCCGACTGGGGGACCCGTCTACCTGGCCCATGCGGGCAACTCGGAGGGCGCCAGGACCTTGGGCGAGGCCCTGAGGGCGGAAGGCGTGGAGGTCTTGGGCACCTTGCGGGCAGGGGCTGCGGTGAGCGTCCACGCGGGCCCGGGCACCGTGGCCCTCTTCGCCGGGCCCAGGGGGTGA
- the hpaI gene encoding 2,4-dihydroxyhept-2-ene-1,7-dioic acid aldolase, translating into MFRGSIPPLPTPFRRGRIDEEALRGLVERVIQGGSHGLSVGGTTGEPGTQTLEERKRVIEIALEQAAGRVPVIPGTGALRLEETLELTRFAREAGAQGAMVIVPYYVKPNQEGLYRYFAEVAQAVPDFPILIYNIPGRAGVEIAPRTVARLRRDFPNIVGLKHSSKDLEYLSQLFQEVGQDFLVFCGLESLTLPMMSLGAVGTIAATANWLPKEVARLTELALAGDFQRARELHYHLLEANEAIFWDTNPIPLKTVLSWMGLLEKEWRLPLGPTTPEVEERLRAMARRYRLIGEEA; encoded by the coding sequence ATGTTCCGCGGGTCCATTCCTCCCTTACCCACACCCTTTCGGCGGGGCCGGATCGACGAGGAAGCCCTCCGGGGTTTGGTGGAGCGGGTAATCCAAGGGGGTTCCCATGGCCTTAGCGTGGGGGGCACCACGGGCGAGCCCGGCACCCAGACCCTGGAGGAGCGAAAGCGGGTGATCGAGATCGCCCTGGAGCAGGCGGCGGGCCGGGTTCCCGTCATCCCCGGCACCGGGGCCCTCAGGCTTGAGGAAACCCTCGAGCTCACCCGTTTCGCCAGGGAAGCAGGGGCCCAGGGGGCCATGGTCATCGTCCCCTACTACGTTAAACCCAACCAGGAGGGACTTTACCGCTACTTCGCCGAGGTGGCCCAGGCGGTGCCCGACTTTCCCATCCTCATCTACAACATCCCGGGCCGGGCAGGGGTGGAGATCGCCCCCAGGACCGTGGCCCGCCTCAGGCGGGACTTTCCCAACATCGTGGGGCTCAAGCACTCCTCCAAGGACCTGGAGTACCTCTCCCAGCTCTTCCAGGAGGTGGGCCAGGACTTCCTGGTGTTCTGCGGCTTGGAAAGCCTCACCCTGCCCATGATGAGCCTGGGAGCGGTGGGGACCATCGCCGCCACCGCCAACTGGCTTCCCAAAGAGGTGGCGAGGCTCACGGAGCTGGCCCTGGCGGGGGATTTCCAAAGGGCCAGGGAGCTTCATTACCACCTCCTCGAGGCCAACGAGGCCATCTTCTGGGACACGAACCCCATTCCCCTGAAGACGGTGCTCTCCTGGATGGGCCTTTTGGAGAAGGAGTGGCGCCTCCCCTTGGGTCCCACCACCCCCGAGGTGGAGGAAAGGCTGAGGGCCATGGCCCGGCGCTACCGCCTGATCGGGGAGGAGGCATGA
- the serA gene encoding phosphoglycerate dehydrogenase, whose translation MWRVLVSDEMRLGDVKYPGVLLDYRPGIGREELLEIIPAYDALITRSRTQVDAELLKRGKRLKVVGRGGVGVDNVDLEAASRLGILVVNVPEANTRSAAELAFGLLLAAARGIALSDRKIRAGEWDRKFLGLELKGKTLGIVGLGRIGSQVARFAKGFEMRVLAYDPYIPRTRAESLGVELLEDLSDLLRQSHFLTVHTPLTEETRGMIGRRELYLLPRGAVVVNAARGGIVDEKALLEVLEEGHLFAAGLDVFAQEPPPKDHPLLNHPKVVLTAHLGANTFEAQDRVGEAVLERVVRTLEGDLSYALNTGFDPEALEALRGFLPLGEALGKLLAQITRGRPEVLEVSFLGRFEKDPEPVASAVAKGFLSRVLGEEMVNLVSARPLLKDRGIRLVTRRQEEAGEYTRLLEVRLATDQEERRARGVVMAGKPRLVGIDDYALEVVPEGYMLVCINYDRPGVVGQVGTLLGEAGVNIAGMQLGRDVPGGRALFVLTVDEKPSPEVLEALRALPVLERVDLAEL comes from the coding sequence ATGTGGCGGGTCTTGGTGTCCGACGAGATGCGGCTTGGGGATGTGAAGTACCCAGGGGTGCTTTTGGACTACCGGCCGGGGATCGGGCGGGAGGAGCTTTTGGAGATCATCCCCGCCTACGATGCCCTCATCACCCGGAGCCGAACCCAGGTGGATGCCGAGCTACTGAAGCGGGGCAAGCGGCTCAAGGTGGTGGGACGGGGCGGGGTGGGCGTGGACAACGTGGACCTCGAGGCGGCAAGCCGCCTGGGCATCCTGGTGGTCAACGTTCCCGAGGCCAACACCCGCTCGGCGGCGGAGCTGGCCTTTGGCCTCCTTCTGGCAGCGGCCCGGGGCATCGCCCTTTCCGACCGCAAGATCCGCGCCGGGGAGTGGGACCGGAAGTTCCTGGGCCTGGAGCTTAAGGGGAAAACCCTGGGCATCGTCGGCCTGGGGAGGATCGGAAGCCAGGTGGCCCGCTTCGCCAAGGGGTTTGAGATGCGGGTCTTGGCCTACGACCCCTACATCCCCCGGACCCGGGCGGAGAGCCTGGGGGTGGAGCTCCTGGAGGACCTTTCCGACCTCCTCCGTCAGAGCCACTTCCTCACCGTCCACACCCCCCTCACCGAGGAAACCCGGGGGATGATCGGGCGGAGGGAACTCTACCTCCTCCCCCGGGGGGCGGTGGTGGTGAACGCCGCCAGAGGGGGCATCGTGGACGAGAAGGCCCTGTTGGAGGTGTTGGAAGAGGGCCACCTGTTCGCTGCTGGCCTGGACGTGTTTGCCCAGGAGCCGCCCCCCAAGGACCACCCGCTTCTTAACCACCCGAAGGTGGTCCTCACCGCCCACCTGGGGGCCAACACCTTTGAGGCCCAGGACCGGGTGGGGGAGGCGGTTTTGGAGCGGGTGGTGCGCACCTTGGAGGGGGATCTTTCCTATGCCCTGAACACCGGGTTTGATCCCGAGGCCCTCGAGGCCCTGAGGGGGTTCCTGCCCCTGGGGGAGGCGTTGGGGAAACTTCTTGCCCAGATCACCCGGGGCCGGCCCGAGGTGCTGGAGGTAAGCTTCCTGGGCCGGTTTGAAAAGGACCCCGAGCCCGTGGCCAGCGCCGTGGCCAAGGGCTTCCTCTCCCGGGTGCTGGGGGAGGAGATGGTGAACCTGGTTTCCGCCAGGCCCCTTCTTAAGGACCGGGGCATCCGGCTCGTCACCCGCAGGCAGGAGGAGGCGGGGGAGTACACCAGGCTTCTGGAGGTGCGCCTTGCCACCGACCAGGAGGAGCGCCGGGCCCGCGGGGTGGTGATGGCGGGGAAACCCCGCTTGGTGGGCATCGACGACTATGCCCTCGAGGTGGTGCCGGAAGGGTACATGCTGGTCTGCATCAACTACGACCGCCCGGGGGTGGTGGGCCAGGTGGGAACCCTCCTGGGCGAGGCCGGGGTGAACATTGCCGGGATGCAACTGGGCCGGGATGTGCCGGGGGGAAGGGCCCTTTTTGTTCTCACCGTGGACGAGAAGCCAAGCCCGGAGGTCTTGGAGGCCCTTAGGGCCTTGCCGGTGCTGGAGAGGGTGGATCTGGCGGAGCTTTAG
- a CDS encoding PucR family transcriptional regulator has product MPTPEFSPTSITFLHLAQDLGLEVLVPSHRPVLYLLEEPRPLLPLEGALLLTRPEGNLWRYRTASGFLLPAPDPELLEYARKEGLGVAVYPPWLKREELAKAVALRLFHLGSGLGMAGLLDLLLRLPERPFLEVLYQATGLALARVAPWGEVLGFAGPVPPQHPKEPGEGRGWLSLEAGEGVLVAYGEEEGLRQARGLLEVATRLLRVRALERSLERMREESLGGALLEGLILGEAEPDRLFAFGFTEGVEWVLALVEPKAVPGRHRLAEEQRREATLELRRRAGTFLDRLGVPYLLTTRGNRLAAMWQVHNPKKEAQSLLSALPPGSRLGYSAVHAAGEEVQNAYREALIALKAARAEEALSFSGLDPVAFVLLQQSPEDLKALVERYLPLPPKLLKTLEVYMATGNVEEAASSLHIHPNTLRYRLKRIEAALGSLSRPEVLAQIHLALKARDLLMG; this is encoded by the coding sequence ATGCCCACGCCAGAGTTTAGCCCAACCTCCATTACCTTCCTCCATCTGGCCCAGGACCTGGGCCTCGAGGTCCTGGTCCCCTCCCACAGGCCGGTCCTCTACCTCCTGGAGGAGCCGAGACCCCTCCTGCCCCTGGAGGGGGCCCTTCTCCTCACCCGTCCCGAGGGAAACCTCTGGCGCTACCGCACCGCTTCCGGCTTCCTCCTTCCGGCCCCGGACCCGGAACTCCTGGAGTATGCCCGGAAGGAGGGCCTGGGGGTAGCGGTCTACCCTCCTTGGCTGAAGCGGGAGGAACTGGCCAAGGCGGTGGCCCTGCGCCTCTTCCACCTGGGCTCGGGCCTGGGGATGGCTGGACTTTTGGACCTCCTGTTGAGGCTTCCGGAAAGGCCCTTCCTGGAAGTCCTCTACCAGGCCACAGGCCTGGCCCTGGCCCGGGTAGCCCCCTGGGGAGAAGTGCTGGGATTTGCCGGCCCCGTGCCTCCCCAGCACCCCAAGGAGCCCGGGGAAGGTCGGGGATGGCTTTCCCTGGAGGCAGGGGAGGGCGTTCTGGTGGCCTACGGGGAGGAGGAGGGTCTACGGCAGGCCCGGGGCCTTCTCGAGGTGGCCACCCGGCTCCTCCGGGTGCGGGCCCTGGAACGCTCCCTGGAAAGGATGCGGGAGGAATCCCTGGGCGGGGCGCTCCTGGAGGGCCTCATCCTGGGGGAAGCGGAACCCGACCGGCTCTTCGCCTTTGGCTTCACCGAGGGGGTGGAGTGGGTCCTGGCCCTGGTGGAACCCAAGGCGGTACCGGGCCGCCACCGGCTGGCGGAGGAGCAGAGGAGGGAGGCCACCCTGGAACTGAGGCGCCGGGCCGGCACCTTCCTGGACCGGCTGGGCGTGCCCTACCTCCTCACCACCCGGGGAAACCGCCTGGCGGCCATGTGGCAGGTGCACAACCCCAAGAAGGAGGCGCAAAGCCTCCTTTCTGCCCTGCCCCCGGGGAGCCGGCTGGGGTATTCCGCGGTCCACGCCGCTGGCGAGGAGGTGCAAAACGCCTACCGCGAGGCCCTCATCGCCCTCAAGGCGGCCCGGGCGGAGGAGGCCCTTTCCTTCAGCGGCCTGGATCCCGTGGCCTTTGTGCTCCTCCAGCAATCCCCCGAAGACCTGAAGGCCCTGGTGGAGCGCTACCTACCCCTGCCCCCGAAGCTCCTGAAGACCCTCGAGGTGTACATGGCCACGGGCAATGTGGAGGAGGCGGCCTCTTCCCTCCACATCCACCCCAACACCCTGCGCTACCGCCTCAAGCGGATCGAAGCCGCCCTGGGTTCCCTGTCCCGCCCCGAGGTCCTGGCCCAGATCCACCTGGCCCTCAAGGCCCGAGACCTCCTGATGGGGTAA
- a CDS encoding DegV family protein, translating to MKVALITDSTSDLPRPLRERLGVRVVPLYVNLGGRIYRDWEEITPEEIFKKVREGEAFPTTSQPSPEDFQRAYQEALQEADHVLSIHISAKLSGTVQSALLAAQNFPERITVFDSQAASLGIGMMVLRAHELLQAGQALPEVLRELERMRQDHFVRFSVATLEFLKRGGRIGGAQALLGTLLGIKPILTLKEGRVEAAGRARGERKAREEILKDFQAWARGREHIRAFFLYSAEENAVRELKEMVLASGLPVEEALVSELGAVIASHTGPGTYGFYAYSL from the coding sequence ATGAAGGTAGCCTTGATCACCGACTCCACCTCTGACCTACCCAGGCCCCTAAGGGAACGCCTGGGGGTAAGGGTGGTGCCCCTTTACGTGAACCTGGGAGGACGCATCTACAGGGACTGGGAGGAGATCACCCCCGAGGAGATCTTCAAGAAGGTGCGGGAGGGGGAGGCCTTTCCCACCACCAGCCAGCCTTCCCCTGAGGATTTCCAGCGGGCCTACCAGGAGGCCCTGCAGGAGGCCGACCACGTGCTTTCCATCCACATCTCGGCCAAGCTCTCGGGAACGGTGCAGTCCGCCCTTCTTGCGGCACAAAACTTTCCCGAGCGGATCACCGTCTTTGACAGCCAGGCCGCTTCCTTGGGGATAGGCATGATGGTCCTGCGGGCCCACGAGCTCTTGCAAGCGGGCCAGGCCCTGCCGGAGGTCCTCCGCGAGCTGGAGCGCATGCGCCAGGATCACTTCGTGCGCTTCAGCGTGGCCACCCTGGAGTTCTTGAAGCGAGGGGGGCGCATCGGCGGAGCCCAGGCCCTGTTGGGCACCCTCCTGGGCATCAAGCCCATCCTGACCCTGAAGGAGGGGCGGGTGGAGGCCGCGGGCCGGGCCCGGGGGGAAAGGAAAGCCAGAGAGGAGATCCTCAAGGACTTCCAGGCCTGGGCCAGGGGACGGGAGCACATCCGGGCCTTCTTCCTTTATAGCGCTGAGGAAAACGCCGTAAGGGAGCTTAAGGAGATGGTTTTGGCCTCGGGCCTTCCCGTGGAGGAAGCCCTGGTGAGCGAGCTGGGAGCGGTGATCGCCAGCCACACCGGGCCCGGCACCTACGGGTTCTATGCCTACAGCCTCTAA